In one Pseudodesulfovibrio tunisiensis genomic region, the following are encoded:
- the argF gene encoding ornithine carbamoyltransferase — protein sequence MAKHFLTILDIPKDEARQVLLRAKEMKDKKLRTDLLAGKTLLLIFEKASTRTRVSFEVGIRQLGGDPVFISSRDSQLGRSEPLEDTARVLERFADGLVVRTFGQKKLETLVEYGNIPVINALTDEYHPCQVMSDMLTMYERTPKLEQLKVAWVGDGNNMAHSFINGSAWFGYELRLACPEGYDPDGEIVEKARSLGARVTLTRDPAEAVAGADYVNTDVWASMGQEEEQKLREAAFAGYMIDEAMMAKAAENARFLHCLPVHRGEEVSEAVFEGPASIVFDQAENRLHMQKAIVEWIFKN from the coding sequence ATGGCCAAGCATTTTCTGACGATTCTGGACATTCCCAAGGACGAGGCCCGGCAGGTTCTGCTCCGCGCAAAGGAGATGAAGGACAAGAAGCTCCGAACCGACCTGTTGGCGGGCAAAACCCTGCTGCTCATTTTCGAAAAGGCCTCCACCCGAACCCGCGTCTCCTTCGAGGTCGGCATCCGACAGCTCGGCGGAGACCCGGTATTCATTTCCTCCCGCGATTCCCAGCTCGGGCGAAGCGAGCCGCTTGAAGACACGGCCCGTGTGCTGGAGCGATTCGCGGACGGCCTTGTTGTCCGAACCTTTGGCCAGAAGAAACTCGAAACGCTGGTGGAGTACGGCAATATTCCGGTCATCAACGCCCTGACCGACGAATACCATCCGTGCCAGGTCATGAGTGACATGCTGACCATGTACGAGCGCACCCCGAAGCTGGAACAGCTCAAGGTGGCGTGGGTCGGTGACGGCAACAACATGGCCCATTCCTTCATTAATGGTTCTGCATGGTTCGGCTATGAACTGCGCCTTGCCTGTCCCGAAGGATATGACCCTGACGGCGAGATCGTGGAAAAGGCCCGTTCTCTGGGCGCTCGCGTGACCTTGACCCGCGATCCGGCCGAGGCCGTGGCGGGAGCGGATTACGTGAACACCGATGTCTGGGCGTCCATGGGCCAGGAAGAGGAGCAGAAGCTTCGCGAGGCCGCGTTCGCCGGGTACATGATTGATGAAGCCATGATGGCCAAGGCTGCGGAGAATGCCAGGTTCCTGCATTGCCTGCCTGTGCATCGGGGCGAGGAAGTCTCCGAGGCCGTGTTTGAAGGTCCGGCTTCCATCGTGTTCGATCAGGCCGAGAACCGTCTGCACATGCAGAAGGCGATCGTTGAATGGATTTTCAAGAATTAA